One Bradyrhizobium sp. CCGB12 genomic window carries:
- a CDS encoding TetR/AcrR family transcriptional regulator, which produces MNRPVRTGRESDEARARILGAAEERFRRVGHHRTSVAEIAAELGMSPANIYRFFPSRIAIDESICGRLINEVADIAFAIARTDAPATEKLEQLLPTVHHHTKMMLVKAHARSDRRRHAGELVDHSGTHQADADDLGGAQFARVDVPRVRLDPQIGGVLLCDKQEVSADIHGLVIGQADIPGPSPLLPNNASIVRAASPARKLLPWARDFISHRKPRNQPDGGGGRQVI; this is translated from the coding sequence ATGAATCGTCCGGTCCGAACAGGAAGAGAGTCCGACGAGGCCCGCGCGCGGATTCTTGGAGCGGCCGAAGAGCGCTTTCGCCGCGTCGGCCACCACAGGACGTCGGTGGCCGAAATCGCCGCTGAACTCGGCATGAGCCCGGCGAATATCTACCGCTTCTTTCCGTCCAGGATTGCCATCGACGAGTCAATATGCGGGCGTCTGATTAACGAGGTTGCCGACATCGCCTTTGCGATCGCACGCACCGACGCGCCCGCCACGGAGAAGCTTGAGCAACTGCTGCCTACTGTTCACCACCACACGAAGATGATGCTGGTCAAAGCCCATGCACGATCTGATCGTCGCCGCCACGCAGGAGAACTGGTCGATCATTCAGGCACACATCAAGCGGATGCTGATGATCTTGGAGGCGCTCAGTTCGCGCGCGTTGACGTTCCACGTGTGCGCCTTGATCCGCAAATCGGAGGCGTCCTTCTCTGCGATAAGCAAGAAGTTTCCGCTGATATCCATGGTCTTGTCATCGGGCAGGCTGACATTCCCGGTCCAAGTCCCTTGCTCCCAAATAACGCTTCCATCGTCCGAGCAGCGTCCCCCGCCCGGAAGCTGTTGCCGTGGGCGCGCGACTTTATCTCGCACCGGAAGCCACGCAATCAACCGGATGGTGGAGGAGGACGGCAGGTCATATAG
- a CDS encoding response regulator transcription factor — protein MIALLGRSDPATTQAIQFARGILEGSATAFYEVDGNLNLNRFVLSSGVPSGFHEQYIAGMNRLDPLHPRAASNQSFARLSVAIDRCGTQEAATYRNFAGQCGISDMIEFFFRRNDRVVAGMSVLWGLGCKIPEGTMNIAEKIHDYLEFNLINRLSSPSEEAARYGLTSRELEVIELLCCGRTNREISECLNIGLATVKTHLIHIFEKLGVETRSAVVAMMSRPH, from the coding sequence ATGATTGCGCTTTTGGGCCGATCAGATCCGGCAACCACGCAGGCCATTCAGTTTGCTCGGGGAATTCTCGAGGGCTCCGCGACCGCGTTCTACGAGGTCGACGGCAACCTGAACCTGAACCGTTTCGTGCTGAGCAGCGGTGTGCCGTCCGGCTTCCATGAGCAGTATATCGCGGGCATGAATCGGCTCGATCCGCTGCATCCGCGGGCGGCGAGCAATCAGTCTTTTGCCCGGCTCAGTGTCGCCATCGACCGATGCGGTACGCAAGAGGCTGCGACCTACCGCAATTTCGCCGGCCAATGCGGCATCTCCGACATGATCGAATTCTTCTTCCGTCGCAACGATCGCGTCGTGGCCGGCATGAGCGTGCTTTGGGGCCTGGGTTGCAAGATTCCCGAAGGCACGATGAATATCGCCGAAAAGATTCACGATTATCTTGAGTTCAACCTGATCAATCGTTTGTCGTCCCCGTCGGAAGAGGCTGCACGGTACGGCCTGACTTCGCGAGAACTGGAAGTCATCGAACTTCTTTGCTGCGGACGAACCAACCGCGAAATCAGCGAGTGTCTCAACATCGGCCTTGCGACCGTGAAGACGCATCTGATCCACATCTTCGAGAAGCTTGGCGTCGAGACCCGCTCGGCCGTCGTGGCGATGATGTCACGGCCGCATTAG
- a CDS encoding efflux RND transporter permease subunit, whose product MSFNLSALAVRERAVTLFFILLLAAAGAYAFIMLGRAEDPSFTIKTLTVTTVWPGATAREMQDQVAEPLEKRIQELTWYDRVETTTRPGYAYMTVTLKDSTPPSSVQEEFYQARKKLGDEARKLPSGVLGPFVNDEYSDVSFALYALKAKGMPMRELARQAEVIRQDLLHVPGVKKINILGERPEQIFVEFSYAKLTTLGVSATDIVAALQRQNTVTPAGSIDTKGPQVFIRVDGAYDSVQAIADTPIVAAGRTLKLSDIAEVRRGYEDPPTYIIRHQGEPTIMLAAVMQEGWNGLALGKALEDRSAAIAGTLPLGMTLAKVSDQAVNITSAVDEFMMKFAMALGVVLLVSLLSLGWRVGIVVAAAVPLTLAVVFLIMLETGRFFDRITLGALILALGLLVDDAIIAIEVMVVKMEEGMDRISAAAYAWSHTAAPMLSGTLVTIAGFLPVGFARSTAGEYAGNIFWVVGFALIVSWIVAVIFTPYLGVKMLPAIKPVEGGHHAIYGTPNYQRLRGLITFAVRHKFLTCSIVAVAFALSVVGMGGVKQQFFPTSDRPEVLVEVRLPEGTSIETTTATVEKLEGWLHDQSEAKIITSYVGQGAPRFFFAMAPELPDPAFAKIVVLTPDAEAREVLKHRLRQAVSQGLAPEGNVRVTQLVFGPYTPFPVEFRVMGRDPTQLYAISQKALEVMRGVHDARQANRDWGDRTPVLRFIPDQDRLNLIGLSPAEVGRQLQFLLTGIAVTQVREDIRNVPIVARSAGGERLDPARLADFSLMSRDGRSIPLDQVGHSEIRLEEPIMKRRDRTPVVTIRSDINEATQPPEVSKEIKTALQPLIASLPAGYRIELGGSIEEATKANDALATIFPAMIAAMLIVVMLQVRSFSTMAMVVLTGPLGLVGVVPMLLIFHQPFGFNAILGLIGLAGILMRNTLILTEQIKENLAAGLDDYHAVIEATVQRTRPVILTALAAVLAFIPLTHSVFWGSMAYTLIGGTAVGTVLILLFLPAFYAAWFRIKPTADNKDEASREKPELQPALAAE is encoded by the coding sequence ATGAGCTTCAATCTTTCCGCGCTCGCCGTCCGCGAGCGGGCCGTCACCCTGTTCTTCATCCTCCTGCTGGCGGCCGCAGGCGCCTACGCCTTCATCATGCTCGGGCGTGCCGAGGACCCGTCCTTCACCATCAAGACCCTGACGGTCACCACCGTGTGGCCGGGCGCGACGGCACGCGAGATGCAGGACCAGGTCGCCGAACCCCTGGAGAAGCGGATTCAGGAACTGACCTGGTACGACCGGGTGGAGACGACAACGCGGCCCGGTTATGCCTACATGACGGTGACGCTGAAGGACAGCACGCCGCCATCGAGCGTGCAGGAGGAATTCTATCAGGCCCGCAAGAAGCTGGGAGATGAAGCGCGCAAGCTGCCCTCTGGCGTGCTCGGCCCCTTCGTCAACGACGAATATTCGGATGTGAGCTTCGCCCTTTATGCCCTCAAGGCCAAGGGCATGCCGATGCGCGAGCTCGCCAGGCAAGCCGAGGTCATCCGTCAGGACCTCCTGCACGTGCCCGGCGTCAAGAAGATCAACATCCTCGGCGAACGTCCCGAGCAAATCTTCGTCGAGTTTTCCTATGCCAAGCTGACAACCCTCGGTGTGTCGGCAACGGATATCGTTGCCGCCTTGCAGCGGCAGAACACGGTGACACCGGCAGGCTCGATCGACACCAAGGGGCCGCAGGTCTTCATCCGGGTCGATGGCGCTTATGACAGCGTCCAGGCGATTGCCGACACGCCCATCGTCGCTGCCGGGCGAACGCTGAAGCTTTCCGACATTGCCGAGGTCCGCCGCGGCTACGAGGATCCACCCACCTATATCATCCGACACCAGGGTGAGCCCACCATCATGCTCGCGGCGGTGATGCAGGAGGGCTGGAACGGTCTGGCGCTCGGCAAGGCGCTGGAGGACAGGTCCGCAGCCATCGCTGGGACACTGCCGCTCGGGATGACCCTGGCCAAGGTCAGCGATCAGGCCGTCAACATCACCTCGGCGGTCGACGAGTTCATGATGAAGTTCGCGATGGCGCTCGGCGTGGTGCTGCTGGTGAGCCTGCTCAGCCTCGGCTGGCGCGTCGGCATCGTTGTCGCGGCTGCCGTTCCTTTGACGCTGGCCGTCGTGTTCCTCATCATGTTGGAGACCGGCCGGTTCTTCGACCGTATCACCCTCGGCGCCCTTATCCTGGCGCTCGGTCTCCTCGTCGACGACGCCATCATCGCGATCGAGGTGATGGTGGTGAAGATGGAAGAAGGCATGGACCGCATCTCGGCGGCAGCCTATGCGTGGAGCCACACTGCGGCGCCGATGCTGTCCGGAACACTCGTGACGATCGCCGGTTTCCTGCCAGTGGGCTTCGCCCGCTCGACCGCCGGCGAATATGCCGGCAACATCTTCTGGGTCGTGGGCTTCGCCCTTATCGTCTCCTGGATCGTCGCGGTGATCTTCACGCCCTATCTTGGCGTCAAGATGCTGCCCGCGATCAAGCCGGTCGAAGGCGGTCATCACGCGATCTACGGAACGCCCAACTATCAGCGCCTGCGAGGCCTCATCACCTTCGCCGTCCGCCACAAGTTCCTGACCTGCAGCATCGTCGCCGTCGCCTTCGCGCTTTCCGTCGTCGGCATGGGCGGCGTCAAGCAGCAGTTCTTCCCGACCTCCGACCGCCCCGAAGTGCTAGTGGAGGTTCGCTTGCCGGAAGGCACCAGCATCGAGACGACGACGGCCACCGTCGAGAAGCTCGAGGGCTGGCTGCACGATCAATCCGAGGCCAAGATCATCACGAGCTATGTCGGTCAGGGTGCGCCGCGGTTCTTCTTCGCGATGGCGCCGGAGCTGCCGGATCCGGCCTTCGCCAAGATCGTCGTGCTGACACCTGACGCGGAAGCGCGCGAAGTTTTGAAGCACCGGCTCCGGCAGGCCGTGTCACAGGGCCTTGCTCCCGAGGGCAATGTGCGCGTCACCCAGCTCGTGTTCGGACCCTATACGCCGTTCCCGGTGGAGTTCAGGGTCATGGGACGAGATCCCACTCAATTGTACGCGATCTCCCAGAAGGCTCTCGAAGTTATGCGTGGCGTTCATGACGCGCGGCAGGCAAATCGGGATTGGGGCGATCGCACGCCCGTGCTTCGCTTCATCCCGGATCAGGACCGACTGAACCTGATCGGCCTGTCGCCGGCCGAGGTGGGCCGCCAGCTCCAGTTCCTCCTCACGGGCATCGCCGTGACGCAGGTTCGCGAGGACATCCGCAATGTCCCGATCGTGGCACGTAGCGCCGGTGGCGAGCGGCTCGATCCGGCGCGTCTGGCGGATTTCTCGTTGATGAGCCGGGACGGCCGTTCGATTCCGCTCGACCAGGTCGGCCATTCGGAAATCCGACTTGAAGAGCCGATTATGAAGCGCCGCGATCGCACCCCCGTCGTCACGATACGCTCGGATATCAATGAGGCGACCCAACCTCCGGAGGTCTCCAAGGAGATCAAGACGGCCCTGCAGCCCCTGATCGCATCTCTTCCGGCCGGCTATCGTATCGAGCTGGGCGGATCGATCGAGGAGGCAACCAAGGCCAATGACGCGTTGGCGACGATCTTCCCGGCCATGATTGCCGCCATGCTGATCGTCGTCATGCTGCAGGTGCGATCCTTCTCGACGATGGCCATGGTCGTGCTGACGGGACCACTTGGCCTCGTCGGCGTCGTGCCGATGTTGCTGATCTTTCACCAGCCGTTCGGATTCAACGCGATTCTGGGCCTGATCGGACTGGCGGGCATCCTGATGCGCAACACTCTGATCCTGACCGAACAAATCAAGGAGAACCTTGCCGCCGGACTTGATGACTATCACGCCGTCATCGAGGCGACGGTGCAACGCACGAGGCCCGTGATCCTCACCGCATTGGCCGCCGTGCTGGCCTTCATCCCGCTCACGCATTCCGTGTTTTGGGGATCGATGGCCTATACGTTGATCGGCGGCACCGCAGTCGGCACGGTCCTGATTCTGCTGTTCCTTCCCGCGTTCTATGCCGCGTGGTTTCGGATCAAGCCGACCGCAGACAATAAGGACGAGGCTTCGCGCGAGAAGCCGGAATTGCAACCAGCATTGGCAGCCGAGTAA
- a CDS encoding ABC transporter ATP-binding protein, translated as MYSLGLPLYAQRMDLACADSAQPTLTSGGMEGPPGRISDLAPPLLDVHGLTVGIGEEGYRLVDGISFSLRAGETLGVVGESGCGKSLTSLALMGLLPSGLTAAGKVRFEGSDLLTLPASRLRELRGDRLAMVFQDPMTSLNPALTVGYQIAESLVRHRRMSRGEARKHAVELLRKVKLPAAERRFDDYPHQLSGGMRQRVMIAMALVRKPALLIADEPTTALDVTVDTDRPPCTLLAFVAGLEV; from the coding sequence ATGTACAGTCTTGGTCTACCGCTCTACGCGCAGCGCATGGATCTTGCTTGCGCCGATTCCGCTCAGCCGACGCTGACGTCCGGCGGGATGGAAGGTCCTCCAGGACGAATTTCCGATCTCGCGCCTCCGCTGCTCGATGTTCATGGACTCACGGTCGGGATCGGGGAGGAGGGTTATCGCCTCGTCGACGGCATCTCCTTCAGTCTCCGCGCCGGCGAGACGCTGGGTGTCGTCGGCGAGTCCGGTTGCGGAAAATCGCTGACGTCCTTGGCGCTCATGGGTCTACTCCCGAGCGGGCTCACGGCCGCGGGAAAGGTGAGGTTCGAGGGCTCCGATCTTCTGACGCTTCCGGCATCCAGGCTTCGCGAGCTTCGCGGCGACCGTCTTGCGATGGTTTTTCAGGATCCGATGACGAGCCTCAATCCCGCGCTCACCGTCGGCTACCAGATCGCGGAGAGCCTCGTGCGCCATCGCAGGATGAGCCGAGGCGAGGCCCGCAAACACGCGGTGGAACTCCTTCGGAAGGTGAAGCTGCCGGCGGCCGAGCGGCGGTTCGACGACTATCCGCACCAGCTCTCCGGCGGTATGCGCCAGCGCGTCATGATCGCGATGGCGTTAGTCCGCAAGCCCGCGCTCCTGATCGCGGACGAGCCGACCACCGCGCTCGACGTCACCGTAGACACGGATCGTCCACCCTGTACCCTTCTGGCGTTCGTAGCCGGCCTTGAGGTGTAG